The following are encoded in a window of Rosa chinensis cultivar Old Blush chromosome 4, RchiOBHm-V2, whole genome shotgun sequence genomic DNA:
- the LOC112197046 gene encoding protein NRT1/ PTR FAMILY 5.10 isoform X1: MANSYYESPATHTPLLLDDDDDVVEAAVDYQGHPVLRSTSGGWRSASFIIGVEIAERVAYYGIASNLISYLTGPLGQSTATAAQNVNVWDGTASLLTLFGAFLADSYLGRYRTIVVASLLYILGLGLLTLSALLPFLSASDCETTNQSTSCSSRLQELFFFFSIYLVAVGQGGHKPCVQAFGADQFDGQDPDECKAKSSFFNWWYFGICAGPLCTFSLLAYIQDNLSWGLGFGIPCIVMVLALSIFLLGTRTYRYSVKGDEESPFVRIGKVFVVSLRNWRTCSSAIASEEESRGILPHQSSEQFKFLNKALLAPDDLKGNGKVCTVLEVEEAKSILRLFPIWATCLAYAIVFAQFSTFFTKQGATMNRTIVPGFDIPPASLQTFIGLATIIFIPIYDRIFVPMTRAYTRKPSGITMLQRIGTGMCLCAISMVVAALVEMTRLQTAEDYGLVDNPSATVPMSIWWLAPQYLLMGLADVFTMVGLQEFFYDQVPTELRSVGLALYLSIFGVGSFFSSFLISAIEKATSGMGQDSWFSNNLNRAHLDYFYWLLAGLSVVELAIFVYFARSYIYNRRGTI; encoded by the exons ATGGCCAACTCCTACTACGAGTCTCCGGCCACCCATACTCCACTACTACTCGACGATGACGACGACGTGGTGGAGGCCGCCGTTGACTACCAAGGACACCCGGTCCTCAGGTCCACCTCAGGCGGTTGGCGTTCCGCCTCATTCATAATAG GTGTGGAGATTGCGGAGAGGGTCGCCTACTATGGTATTGCCTCCAACCTTATCTCCTATCTGACAGGGCCTCTGGGTCAGTCAACGGCCACGGCGGCTCAAAATGTCAACGTTTGGGACGGAACGGCGTCGTTGCTCACTTTGTTTGGAGCGTTCTTGGCCGATTCTTACCTCGGACGCTACCGCACCATCGTTGTTGCTTCTCTCCTCTACATTTTG GGACTTGGCTTGTTGACCCTCTCGGCCTTGCTTCCTTTTCTAAGTGCTTCTGACTGTGAAACAACCAATCAGTCCACATCATGTTCTTCTCGGCTTCAAgaattgttcttcttcttctctatatATCTAGTAGCTGTGGGGCAAGGTGGACACAAGCCTTGCGTTCAGGCTTTTGGAGCTGATCAGTTTGATGGACAAGATCCAGATGAATGCAAAGCCAAAAGCTCATTCTTCAATTGGTGGTATTTTGGTATATGTGCTGGTCCCTTGTGTACATTTTCCTTATTAGCCTACATACAGGACAACCTGAGCTGGGGTCTTGGTTTTGGAATTCCTTGTATTGTGATGGTCCTCGCATTGTCTATTTTCCTTCTTGGAACTAGAACTTACCGGTATAGCGTCAAAGGGGATGAGGAAAGCCCGTTTGTGAGAATTGGTAAGGTGTTTGTTGTATCATTAAGGAATTGGCGAACATGTTCTTCAGCAATAGCTTCTGAAGAGGAATCTCGAGGAATTCTGCCTCACCAAAGTTCTGAACAATTCAA GTTCCTCAACAAAGCCTTGCTTGCTCCAGATGATTTGAAGGGAAATGGGAAGGTGTGTACCGTCCTCGAGGTTGAAGAAGCAAAAAGCATTCTTCGGCTATTTCCAATATGGGCTACATGCTTGGCATATGCTATTGTGTTTGCACAGTTTTCAACCTTCTTCACCAAGCAAGGTGCTACCATGAACAGAACAATTGTGCCAGGTTTTGACATACCACCAGCTTCCCTTCAGACTTTTATCGGCCTAGCAACTATCATCTTCATTCCCATTTATGACCGCATTTTTGTACCAATGACTAGAGCTTATACTAGGAAACCCTCTGGCATCACAATGCTACAGAGAATTGGAACAGGGATGTGTTTATGTGCTATTTCCATGGTTGTTGCAGCTCTGGTTGAGATGACAAGGCTGCAAACTGCGGAAGATTATGGTCTGGTTGATAATCCAAGTGCCACAGTTCCAATGAGTATTTGGTGGTTGGCTCCTCAGTACTTGTTGATGGGATTAGCCGATGTTTTCACAATGGTTGGTTTGCAAGAGTTTTTCTATGACCAGGTGCCAACTGAGTTACGGAGTGTAGGACTCGCCCTCTACCTCAGCATATTTGGTGTTGGAAGCTTTTTCAGCAGCTTTCTTATCTCGGCCATTGAGAAAGCTACCAGTGGGATGGGTCAAGATAGCTGGTTTTCTAATAATCTGAACCGAGCACATCTTGATTACTTCTATTGGCTACTTGCTGGACTCAGTGTGGTAGAATTGGCTATCTTTGTGTATTTTGCAAGATCTTACATTTATAATAGGAGAGGTACAATATGA
- the LOC112197046 gene encoding protein NRT1/ PTR FAMILY 5.10 isoform X2 yields the protein MANSYYESPATHTPLLLDDDDDVVEAAVDYQGHPVLRSTSGGWRSASFIIGVEIAERVAYYGIASNLISYLTGPLGQSTATAAQNVNVWDGTASLLTLFGAFLADSYLGRYRTIVVASLLYILGLGLLTLSALLPFLSASDCETTNQSTSCSSRLQELFFFFSIYLVAVGQGGHKPCVQAFGADQFDGQDPDECKAKSSFFNWWYFGICAGPLCTFSLLAYIQDNLSWGLGFGIPCIVMVLALSIFLLGTRTYRYSVKGDEESPFVRIGKVFVVSLRNWRTCSSAIASEEESRGILPHQSSEQFKFLNKALLAPDDLKGNGKVCTVLEVEEAKSILRLFPIWATCLAYAIVFAQFSTFFTKQGATMNRTIVPALVEMTRLQTAEDYGLVDNPSATVPMSIWWLAPQYLLMGLADVFTMVGLQEFFYDQVPTELRSVGLALYLSIFGVGSFFSSFLISAIEKATSGMGQDSWFSNNLNRAHLDYFYWLLAGLSVVELAIFVYFARSYIYNRRGTI from the exons ATGGCCAACTCCTACTACGAGTCTCCGGCCACCCATACTCCACTACTACTCGACGATGACGACGACGTGGTGGAGGCCGCCGTTGACTACCAAGGACACCCGGTCCTCAGGTCCACCTCAGGCGGTTGGCGTTCCGCCTCATTCATAATAG GTGTGGAGATTGCGGAGAGGGTCGCCTACTATGGTATTGCCTCCAACCTTATCTCCTATCTGACAGGGCCTCTGGGTCAGTCAACGGCCACGGCGGCTCAAAATGTCAACGTTTGGGACGGAACGGCGTCGTTGCTCACTTTGTTTGGAGCGTTCTTGGCCGATTCTTACCTCGGACGCTACCGCACCATCGTTGTTGCTTCTCTCCTCTACATTTTG GGACTTGGCTTGTTGACCCTCTCGGCCTTGCTTCCTTTTCTAAGTGCTTCTGACTGTGAAACAACCAATCAGTCCACATCATGTTCTTCTCGGCTTCAAgaattgttcttcttcttctctatatATCTAGTAGCTGTGGGGCAAGGTGGACACAAGCCTTGCGTTCAGGCTTTTGGAGCTGATCAGTTTGATGGACAAGATCCAGATGAATGCAAAGCCAAAAGCTCATTCTTCAATTGGTGGTATTTTGGTATATGTGCTGGTCCCTTGTGTACATTTTCCTTATTAGCCTACATACAGGACAACCTGAGCTGGGGTCTTGGTTTTGGAATTCCTTGTATTGTGATGGTCCTCGCATTGTCTATTTTCCTTCTTGGAACTAGAACTTACCGGTATAGCGTCAAAGGGGATGAGGAAAGCCCGTTTGTGAGAATTGGTAAGGTGTTTGTTGTATCATTAAGGAATTGGCGAACATGTTCTTCAGCAATAGCTTCTGAAGAGGAATCTCGAGGAATTCTGCCTCACCAAAGTTCTGAACAATTCAA GTTCCTCAACAAAGCCTTGCTTGCTCCAGATGATTTGAAGGGAAATGGGAAGGTGTGTACCGTCCTCGAGGTTGAAGAAGCAAAAAGCATTCTTCGGCTATTTCCAATATGGGCTACATGCTTGGCATATGCTATTGTGTTTGCACAGTTTTCAACCTTCTTCACCAAGCAAGGTGCTACCATGAACAGAACAATTGTGCCAG CTCTGGTTGAGATGACAAGGCTGCAAACTGCGGAAGATTATGGTCTGGTTGATAATCCAAGTGCCACAGTTCCAATGAGTATTTGGTGGTTGGCTCCTCAGTACTTGTTGATGGGATTAGCCGATGTTTTCACAATGGTTGGTTTGCAAGAGTTTTTCTATGACCAGGTGCCAACTGAGTTACGGAGTGTAGGACTCGCCCTCTACCTCAGCATATTTGGTGTTGGAAGCTTTTTCAGCAGCTTTCTTATCTCGGCCATTGAGAAAGCTACCAGTGGGATGGGTCAAGATAGCTGGTTTTCTAATAATCTGAACCGAGCACATCTTGATTACTTCTATTGGCTACTTGCTGGACTCAGTGTGGTAGAATTGGCTATCTTTGTGTATTTTGCAAGATCTTACATTTATAATAGGAGAGGTACAATATGA
- the LOC112197047 gene encoding heat stress transcription factor A-5 — MDGTSAAGGGGGPAPFLLKTYDMVDDSATDEIVSWSSNKKSFVVWNPPEFARLLLPTYFKHNNFSSFIRQLNTYGFRKIDPERWEFANEEFIQDQKHLLKNIHRRKPIHSHSNPQGSMVDQERAALDDEIEKLSNEKAALEANISRFQQQRSAEKLQLEDLTQRVNGMEQRQNNLLTFLDKAVQNPAFVEHLARKIESMDFSAYNKKRRLPDADHSQLVVDNSFVDNQSSSRSEFGNFFHQDFSNKLRLELSPAVSDMNLVSRSTQSSNEDGDSSSRKISEELKGAQMRTEGLLFANEPLELSDTGTSFAFKMDSLSRKAPNVGSPGLHSLQSGLPSNEDSDGQITCHLNLTLSSSPLKVISSPHSATVPLVGQDICNSPSPGLNATNKESDIRALPQKNLADEDRPKSSQKEATKHSKGHISVPVRVNDVFWEQFLTERPGCSENEEASSNFRENPYDEQDGMARNAKGAETLTL; from the exons ATGGACGGAACCTCTGCTGCTGGCGGAGGCGGCGGTCCGGCGCCCTTCTTACTGAAGACGTACGACATGGTGGACGACTCGGCGACGGACGAGATCGTGTCGTGGAGCTCCAACAAGAAGAGCTTCGTCGTCTGGAACCCTCCAGAATTCGCTCGGCTTCTGCTCCCCACCTATTTCAAGCACAACAACTTCTCTAGCTTCATCCGTCAGCTCAATACCTAC GGATTTCGAAAGATTGATCCTGAAAGATGGGAGTTTGCTAATGAAGAATTTATACAAGATCAAAAGCATCTTCTTAAGAATATTCATCGCAGAAAACCCATTCATAGCCACAGTAATCCTCAGGGTTCTATGGTTGATCAGGAAAGAGCAGCTCTTGATGATGAAATAGAGAAGCTATCAAATGAAAAAGCTGCACTTGAGGCAAATATTTCAAGGTTCCAGCAGCAGCGATCTGCTGAAAAGCTTCAGTTGGAAGACCTGACACAGCGGGTAAATGGTATGGAGCAGCGGCAGAATAATTTACTAACATTCTTAGATAAAGCTGTTCAGAACCCTGCCTTTGTTGAACATCTAGCCCGAAAAATTGAATCTATGGATTTCTCAGCATATAACAAGAAAAGGCGTCTGCCTGATGCGGACCACTCACAGCTAGTTGTGGACAATAGTTTTGTGGATAACCAAAGTAGCTCCAGATCGGAGTTTGGAAATTTTTTCCACCAAGACTTTTCAAATAAGCTGAGACTGGAATTATCTCCAGCTGTTTCAGACATGAACCTGGTTTCACGTAGCACCCAGAGTTCCAATGAAGATGGGGATAGTTCAAGTAGGAAAATATCGGAAGAACTGAAAGGTGCACAGATGAGAACAGAAGGTCTTTTATTTGCGAATGAACCACTAGAACTTTCGGATACTGGAACATCTTTTGCATTCAAAATGGATTCGTTATCACGAAAAGCACCAAATGTTGGAAGCCCTGGACTTCATTCCTTGCAGTCAGGTTTGCCTTCTAATGAAGATAGTGATGGCCAGATAACCTGTCACTTAAATCTCACACTATCATCTTCTCCCTTGAAAGTGATCAGTAGCCCGCATTCAGCTACGGTACCCCTAGTAGGTCAGGACATTTGCAACTCCCCATCCCCAGGTTTGAATGCCACTAACAAAGAATCAGATATAAGAGCCCTTCCACAGAAAAATCTGGCTGATGAAGACAGGCCTAAAAGTTCCCAAAAAGAGGCCACAAAACACAGTAAAGGGCATATATCTGTTCCAGTTAGAGTAAATGATGTTTTCTGGGAACAGTTCCTAACGGAAAGACCTGGTTGTTCAGAGAATGAAGAAGCAAGTTCTAATTTTAGAGAAAATCCGTATGATGAGCAAGATGGAATGGCCAGAAATGCTAAAGGTGCAGAAACACTTACTCTTTGA